In Platichthys flesus chromosome 6, fPlaFle2.1, whole genome shotgun sequence, the genomic stretch ATGTGACAAATCCCCAAAAATGCATATCTGACAAaaactaagaaaataaaatgtacttttgaTGAGCGAGACATGAAGGAAACTCACCTGGGATAATAATTATCTTTCTGATAGTGACATCGCTACTCTTGGGTTCTGGCAAATTAACAACTGACACTGCGTACGTGTGATCAGGCTCGACCACAACACCATCCAAGGAAAATTTCCACTGATAGAGAAATGAGAATcattactgttttatatcatctgtgtgtatatgtgtatactGGTTGGCACTGCTACAGCAGAAGTTAAAGATATATGTTGCTTACCCTCTCTTTTTTTGGATTATGCTGTTCAGTGATGTTGAAagaaaactgcacacacacactctgattaCTTTTTTCATCCCGAATATTTATCTCTGACCCAGACTGGTCTAATACTCCTCCTGTCAATAGAAGCGCATATTGTAGAGTAAAGTACTTTTACACAGGGCTGCAGAGTTTAGCATTACTTACCATTTGTCTGTAAACTCCATGTCACATTCATACTGGGGACGCTCCCACGTTCGTCAGTCACGACTCCCACATGCTCAGGATCCCACACTGGGCCGCTGGGAGCTTGAGATAccttgtgtttatctgaacagtTATCTGGTATTTAGGGAAAAGTGTAAACATTATCATGTTTCAGATACATTTCACTGACTAATATGCAATGGTTGAAAATTGCCCACAAGTATGCAATACATTAACTTAATCATGACAAAAAGGTAAACATTTCTGAaacttgtttgtttacttgAATGTTCCCAACGAGTTCTGCTGTGGACTagaggcagaaacttggactatgggcagaaaaggtctctggttcgtctctggttcgactccacggagaaacaacaaaaagacgaacctggattgatctgtccaaaaatccaagaggattctccctaccctgtctagtgcccctgagcaaggcaccttactcccccaacatctgctccccgggcgccgtacatggctgctcactgctctgtgtgtccttcaccagatgggttaaaagcagaggttccATTTCCctatgagtgtgcctttgcatgtctgtgcatgtgtttgggacttgtaaatgtatcttaatcttatttCTTTTCACTCCTACTCTTCTTTGCTCCACTGCAAAATATTCAATCTGACGTGATAGTAACTAACTGCTTTACAAATTCTGATTAATAGAACaacatttatgtaaaaaaaacattcataaagTTATTCCCACCCTCCCCAGCTCATTATGCATCAATTTTCCACCTTACTAGGAATAATACTAAAAACTGTCAAATCCAAAAGTGCTTAGAATTGCACAAAATATTTCCATTCTGTTGTTTTAACTATAGGCTACATAACAATTAAAATACTCACTGATTTTGCAAATGGCAAGACCCTGAAAACAATACGGCAAAACACACACGTTATGATTGGAAATAACCCACTTCAATATTTGTTCATAATGCTCAAAGATACTTTGAATCCTCACCGGTTGTCTGCAGTCCTGATGTGGGTTCAGAATCCGAAGACAAGACGACGCTGTGAGCCCAGCagttaaacaaaaacagaaaaaaagaagatggctCATTGTGTTGCTAGTGTTGCTGCACAATACACGAGAAAAATCTttagaaagtaaaaagtaaatacaaaacactAAGTGACACTTCTGAGGAGATGGTTCGAGAGTCTGGTTGAACAAACACTAAGAAGAAGATGGCACTCTGAGTTTAACCAATGAGATTCGTTTCAGATTTATCAGGTGCTTGCATCTGAATACACAGGAAGGACGTTCTTATCAGGTGTGGTAGGTAGTTTCCATTCCTGTCGTGAGAACAGCATTGGTTACTTATATTGCTCTCTGAATGTTAGATATTCTTGTTCCTTCTTCTCAAAGAATATAAAGACTTATGTCAAATGATATGTCAACGCACCAAACATTCACTGGGTGGCAGCAGTGATCACGTTTGTAAGAAGCAAATGTCCTGTTGAAAGAGTGTACCCTGCATTTTGCTAGTCTTTGTTGGACAGTAAACAGTCAAAAATTAACAGTacatgaggaggaaaaagggacATGAGCCACTAAGGTGCCAAGGATTCTATTTTAtaggaaaaaaatgtgtctgtggctCTGTTTGGACCTTGAGCTCAACTCTATCAGTTTGCATaactcacagacagacatgtggacagagagagagagacacacacccagagagacatacagaaagacaaagagacatgcagacagacagagcggtggatggacagacagacagacagagagtcacaggCAGGGagaaatacagacagacagagacacaaacagagagacaaagagacatacagacagacagagaggtgaatggacagacagacagacagacagacagacaggtggatggtaagacagacagacagggaggtgGATGGACAGACGGTCCTGTGCCTCTGACGTCTCACCAGAATAGAAAGTAGCTGTTGTATTTATCCTCTGTATGAGAGTGGTGTCACAGCACTGATTCAGGAGCCATGGTGACACCATgatccaaatataaaaatacatttatgtcCAGTACAACTGTCCTATAGTCTGTgacatgctgcgttcagggtttatgtaaatattttattcaacCCACCAATTTTGTAGTTGAAAACTTGGATAACTGGTATCTGAACCATAATTGTTTTCtgtataatgtttttaaaacttttccTCATTTTCCACACATTCAGTCTATAACACCAGCCTCAGATTGACCCCTTGGACTTAGATttttatacttaaaaaaaatatggtgGTCAGTCAGTCCTTTTGTTCAAAACCCCAAAGTCTTAAAAACTATTGGAAGAATTGCCATAACACTCTCACTGGACCCAAAGTGCCTTTGGTGATGCTCGGATCCCCTTTGCATCTTAGCCTGCTCACGTATTTTCATGCCCAAAAACAACCTTACATGTGAAGCTGCGGCTGACTCCccaacataaataataataatactacttTATTAAAGGATTTCCAATTCGTCTTCATAAACTGACATCGATTTACTTTTGAACCCGACCTGAAAGGGCACCTTCATAACAGTTTGTCTTTGACGTTAGAGCCTAAGCCAGCACGGCGCATGACAGGTGTCTGATATCTGCCCAGAGGATTACTGCTGCCTATCAGATCAGGGGTGTTTGAGGTGTGACCCTGTGCACAACAATCACATGAAATAAATGGGTCACGGGTTAAGGGCGAACCAACAAGGGGATTGTGCATTGTGATGCAGCAATTGTCAGgtgtttggagggggggggcattcacatcatcacaacacaaatcGCTCACTAATAACTATAAAGTCTTTTCCTGACCTCGctcaccactgctgctgctgcttctgctctgatTTCTACTAATACTCAGGGTGAGTTGGATCCTATAATGAAACTCTTATGTGTCGTAACAATTCAGATTCATCCTGGATCTTCTAGTCGCTACAACCAAGTGTTAGTCTGGGTCAAATCGAGTCCAGCTTTACAGTGAGTAGTGAACGTTGCATGTCAGCATGCCCCTGACAAGGCTATACTGTCGCTGGTATTTATATGAGGGAATCCCTGCTATGTTACTACTTCTCATAGCAACCTTGTGGCTTTCAGGCTTTGACTTCTACAACACCTCAAGCTTCTTGATGGGCGCTTGATCCTCTAAGTGAGGATATGTAACCCAAGGCTTGAACTGGCCACCGAAGTATTGGTGTGGCCGCGTGCTTGACCCACGGCTACGGCTGAAAAGCTGGTGTGATAAGTGATGATGGCTCACTCGTATGGCCTGGCGTGGAGGGCAAGGTCTGCAGGCTTTGCTTGTTTACCTTGACTTTCGCTCCCTGTCAAGCCGGCTTAGCACAAATTGGATATATTTCTGTGTTGTGTCAGAGGCACTTACAGGCATTAGTTCTGCTCTGACACCTCCATCTGTTTATTAATATGAAATGTCATGGTTCATTTATTATATGTTGCTGATGTTGGTCAAGTGACAAGAAAGGGGAattaatgacaaaaaatattACACAACTTTTGAAgtccttttcattttcattttaacctAAACTGGCACTTTCTAGTGTCGATGCCACATGAAAACAATTAATAACCTGATTCAAAACAAGGAAACGATAATATAAATCTTGAAGGGCTAGGCCTGCTCTAGTTTTCCCAGTCTAACAGTCccaacagattttattttgtcccTCACTTGGCTGCTACAGCTCTGCGGCTTAACTGTCTCTGGCGTCATCAAGGCCACATGATGCGAGGACACACCAAAGCATGAGAGACATGTGTCCAGATATAGCTGTGCAAACAGACCCCTCACCCCCCCTTTATAACAATAGCAAGGATTAGCTGGTCCTGGAAGAATAGAGAGGTGTAGCTGAGAGCCCCTGTGGAGAATTAGCACCTATAAATCTATTAGTTCACTTGTTGGATTCAATTGTTAATTGTTGACAATACTACTGAGACTTTGCTGGATACATATAAGTAATATGATGATTTTATTAAGTGAAGATTGCATCAATtgtttaataaaacatatgttAAATATTCACACCTTAAAATGATTCTAAAAATTTGTTTTTGCTCAAAAGGTATCATAAGTTTCAACCATGTCTGAGGGGTGAGTATTAACTTCTTTAAGTAACTGATTTGTGTACAATTCTACTTTACTTTACAGATTCCCTACTTTTACTGTGTATTCTCACTGACCTGTTTAAAAGGTTTTACACTGTTTCTTCTGGTTTCcagaataataatataaaacatcttTTGTTCACTTTTCATGTCAAATGATGAGGAAGACCGGTGAGCAAAACGTTTTCTTTCAGTAATTGATCATCCGTGTATATACAGAGGTTCTATGAATTTCATGCTTAATATTACATATAAAACCTACATTTATAGCTACGCATTaatgtgtaaagtgtgtgtttctttgtcacAGAGAAAGCTAAAGTATTCAGCAACTCGCCGACTGCATTTGAAGGTTAGTGTTGTAGCCCTTAAGCCAATATGTGAACAGCATGCTGCTTGTTCACCTCCAACAAGGACATTGTGTTGtgacccctgtccatttgtttgttagtttgtatgtttctttgtttgtttgtgaaccggattgcacaaaaactactgaaccgattAAGATGAAACTTGGTGGATCAAGGGAGAACTACTTAAATTTGTGtgaatctggatcagggggcgtTTGATTTGGAATTTCAAAGTTTTCCCAGGGAATTTTCAGGCATATTCAAGGAACTAATATCTATGAGTGAGtcagtttggtgcagcttgactgaatttcAGGGGATCGAtggaccttggcggaggtgtggGGGAGTTGAAAACTGTTTTGGTTTTCATCACTAATTGAGACCTTGTTATCCTCCAGTCCAAACTGCTGAAGAAGGCAGCTTCTATGCTGGTGGCCGAAAGTGAAGAGAAGAAACATGCAAAAGAAAGAGCATTGAACGAGTGTTTCCCTCCACTGAAGCTCTCAGGCCTGTCTGTCCAGGAGCTGCAGGTACTGACGCAAAAGGTTCAGCGGATTTGATCAGtgttactttatttttatattttatatctataaatatttttcatggttcttttttctttgcaggATCTTTGTAAAGAACTAAATCGTAAGATTGATGTTGTAGATGAAGCACGCTATGATATGGAGGCTAAGGCAGCCAGAAGTGGGACTGAGGTACAGTTGGTCacaaatacaatgtaaatacattAGCTGGCCTATCTGGATGATTTAGTGGGATGGCTGGTTCACCAGTGGGCTTGACTTTTGTTGCACAGATCCAGACACTGAATCTCAAGATCAGTGAGCTGAAGGGGGCGAAGCGGCCCAACTTGAAGAGGGTGAAGAAAACGACAGACGACATGCTGGGTGCATTCACAGAAACCACCAAACTCACGAAGGCGGATTTCAAGGCCAAACTGAAGACagtgaagaaagaagaagagaaggtaAAGTTGTTGGCTGATCAAATCGTCCACAGGGCATAATACACTACGGATTAAAAATCTATTGTGTCATCACTTTCCAGAAAGAAGAGGTGACCGACTGGCGTAAGAACGTGGAGGCCATGTCCGGTATGCAGGGCAGGAAGAAGCTGTTCACTGCTGGACAATAAGAAGCTGCCCATGTTAAACAAGACGATGTTAGCTACACATTGATTCTGAAGAAAATCTTGAGTTTCCAATGTTTAAGtaattttttaaagataaaaaatgaattgaTTTTTTTGTCTTAATTTAAGAATTAATgtcaacataaaaaatattttcatttcaggaTGAAACACAACCGGTTAgttcatgtc encodes the following:
- the LOC133955823 gene encoding troponin I, slow skeletal muscle-like, translating into MLVAESEEKKHAKERALNECFPPLKLSGLSVQELQDLCKELNRKIDVVDEARYDMEAKAARSGTEIQTLNLKISELKGAKRPNLKRVKKTTDDMLGAFTETTKLTKADFKAKLKTVKKEEEKKEEVTDWRKNVEAMSGMQGRKKLFTAGQ